A region from the Microcoleus sp. FACHB-672 genome encodes:
- the proC gene encoding pyrroline-5-carboxylate reductase: protein MSIKLGIIGGGVMGEALLSRLVAQQVYRSDEVLVSDPQPHRRSVLSQQYGVQVTADNRAVAFATDVLLLAVKPQVFDALTVEIAQTVACVTDSRIPVVVSILAGVTVSKLESAFPGWPVIRAMPNTPATVGAGISAIAAGKHVQPQHLEQAQQILQAVGEVVEVPESMMDAVTGLSGSGPGYVAILIEALTDGGVYAGLPRAVAAKLALQTVLGTALLLQESGIHPAELKDRVTSPGGTTIAGIAELENAGFRSALIEAVKAAACRSKELGNS from the coding sequence ATGAGTATCAAGCTTGGCATCATTGGCGGTGGGGTAATGGGAGAAGCTCTATTATCCCGTTTGGTCGCTCAACAAGTTTATCGGTCAGACGAAGTTTTAGTGAGCGACCCCCAACCGCACCGGCGCAGTGTTTTATCGCAGCAATACGGTGTGCAGGTTACAGCAGACAATCGCGCCGTTGCTTTTGCAACAGATGTACTGCTGTTGGCGGTAAAACCTCAAGTATTTGACGCACTGACGGTAGAAATTGCCCAGACAGTTGCCTGCGTGACAGATAGCCGGATCCCGGTAGTGGTGTCGATTTTAGCCGGCGTTACGGTTAGTAAGTTAGAATCCGCTTTTCCGGGTTGGCCGGTGATCCGAGCGATGCCAAATACCCCGGCAACGGTAGGAGCGGGTATTTCAGCAATTGCAGCCGGCAAACACGTCCAACCCCAACATCTAGAGCAAGCGCAGCAAATCCTTCAGGCTGTAGGGGAAGTGGTAGAAGTACCCGAATCCATGATGGATGCGGTAACCGGCCTTTCGGGTTCTGGCCCTGGTTATGTGGCAATTTTAATAGAAGCCTTGACAGATGGCGGTGTTTATGCAGGTTTGCCGCGTGCAGTCGCGGCGAAGTTGGCACTGCAAACAGTCTTAGGGACAGCACTGCTGTTGCAAGAATCGGGAATACACCCCGCTGAATTGAAAGATCGGGTCACGAGTCCGGGTGGCACCACAATTGCCGGCATTGCTGAATTAGAAAACGCCGGCTTCCGTTCAGCTTTAATCGAAGCAGTGAAAGCAGCGGCGTGCCGGTCTAAAGAACTTGGCAATTCGTGA
- the acpS gene encoding holo-ACP synthase produces the protein MTIHLGTDIVYIPRIQGALDRFGERFVRRVYTPAEQRDCTQLEGNSRSRSEAGNQASIKRFAGRWAAKEAVVKALGTGWQGIRYTDVEIQRQLTGAPQLYLYGAAAALVAEWGQCQWQVSISHDGEYCTATALAFCS, from the coding sequence TTGACCATTCACCTAGGCACGGATATTGTTTATATTCCCCGGATTCAAGGAGCGTTAGACCGCTTTGGTGAACGTTTTGTGCGGCGAGTCTACACCCCAGCTGAACAGCGTGATTGTACTCAATTGGAGGGCAATTCACGCAGCAGAAGCGAAGCCGGTAATCAAGCCTCAATCAAACGGTTTGCGGGGCGCTGGGCTGCCAAAGAAGCGGTTGTGAAAGCGCTGGGAACCGGCTGGCAGGGAATCCGCTACACCGATGTTGAAATTCAACGCCAGCTCACGGGTGCACCGCAACTATATCTATATGGGGCAGCTGCGGCTTTGGTTGCTGAGTGGGGACAGTGCCAGTGGCAGGTGAGCATCAGTCACGACGGAGAGTATTGCACTGCAACCGCGTTGGCGTTTTGCTCTTGA
- a CDS encoding cell division protein SepF, protein MNSIFSKLRDFVGLNQSVDYEYEYDEMEGDRYQTVYQEENASPQTAEDRPNRARLREQSMTGAPIGTGISNVIGLPGAASGISEVVVMEPRTFEEMPQAIQALRGRKSVVLNLTLMDPDQAQRAVDFIAGGTYALDGHQERIGESIFLFTPSCVQVSTQSGVVHDVLQPHLRASRPAGTAPAANWTPEQVRMVQ, encoded by the coding sequence GTGAACAGCATATTTTCTAAGCTACGCGACTTTGTCGGTCTCAACCAGTCCGTTGATTACGAGTACGAGTACGACGAGATGGAAGGAGACAGATATCAAACGGTCTATCAAGAAGAAAATGCCTCGCCTCAAACGGCAGAAGACCGTCCGAATCGTGCTCGTTTACGCGAGCAATCTATGACCGGCGCACCTATCGGTACAGGAATAAGTAATGTGATTGGATTGCCAGGAGCTGCTAGCGGAATCTCTGAAGTGGTGGTTATGGAACCCCGCACCTTTGAGGAAATGCCTCAAGCGATTCAAGCACTGCGGGGACGTAAGTCTGTTGTTTTAAATCTGACCTTGATGGATCCAGACCAAGCTCAGCGGGCGGTAGACTTTATTGCCGGCGGCACCTATGCCCTGGACGGCCATCAAGAGCGCATTGGGGAAAGCATCTTCCTCTTTACACCGAGCTGTGTTCAAGTCAGCACCCAATCCGGTGTTGTTCATGATGTTCTCCAGCCGCACCTGCGGGCTTCTCGCCCGGCCGGCACAGCACCCGCTGCCAACTGGACGCCAGAACAAGTCCGCATGGTTCAATAA
- the der gene encoding ribosome biogenesis GTPase Der, with product MSLPIVAIIGRPNVGKSTFVNRLAGAQDAIVHDEPGVTRDRTYQQAYWSDREFMVVDTGGLVFDDNTEFLPLIREQALAALAESSVAIYVVDGQTGPTTADETIADWLRQQTVPVLLAVNKCESPEQGLTQAAQFWELGLGEPYPISAIHGSGTGDLLDVVLTYLPPVEEIAETAEIKVAIVGRPNVGKSSLLNAFVGENRAIVSPISGTTRDAIDMVVERNGQTYRLIDTAGIRKKKNVEYGPEFFGINRAFKAIRRADVVLLVIDAVDGITEQDQKLAGRIEEEGRACILVVNKWDAVDKDSHTIYEYERQIKDRMYFLGWAETIFVSAQTGQRVEKIIDLVNTAAEQHKRRISTAVINEVLQEALSWHSPPTTRQGRQGKIYYGTQVKSQPPTIALFVNDIQRFNDNYRQYIERQFRKHLDFTGTPIRLLWRGKKPREAERETANRATRH from the coding sequence ATGTCTTTGCCCATTGTTGCTATTATCGGACGCCCAAACGTGGGCAAATCCACCTTTGTCAATCGCCTCGCCGGCGCACAAGATGCTATTGTGCATGATGAACCGGGCGTAACGCGAGATCGCACCTACCAGCAAGCTTACTGGAGCGATCGCGAGTTTATGGTTGTAGACACCGGCGGCTTAGTTTTTGACGATAACACTGAATTTTTACCCCTGATCCGCGAACAAGCATTGGCTGCGTTGGCAGAGTCCAGCGTCGCCATCTACGTCGTAGACGGCCAAACAGGCCCGACCACTGCTGATGAAACAATTGCAGACTGGTTGCGCCAACAAACGGTACCTGTTTTACTTGCCGTCAACAAATGCGAGTCACCTGAACAAGGATTGACCCAAGCTGCCCAATTTTGGGAACTAGGACTGGGAGAACCTTATCCCATTTCTGCCATTCACGGTAGCGGGACGGGTGATTTATTGGATGTGGTGCTGACTTATTTGCCGCCGGTGGAGGAAATCGCCGAAACCGCTGAAATTAAAGTCGCCATTGTTGGACGCCCCAATGTCGGCAAATCTAGTCTTTTGAACGCTTTTGTTGGGGAAAACCGCGCGATTGTTAGCCCTATCTCTGGCACCACCCGTGATGCGATTGATATGGTGGTGGAACGCAATGGCCAAACCTATCGCCTGATCGACACAGCCGGTATCCGCAAAAAGAAAAACGTCGAGTATGGGCCGGAGTTTTTTGGAATTAACCGTGCTTTTAAAGCGATTCGCCGCGCGGATGTCGTCTTACTCGTGATTGACGCTGTAGATGGCATTACTGAACAAGATCAAAAACTTGCCGGTCGCATTGAAGAAGAAGGTCGCGCCTGTATCCTTGTTGTCAACAAATGGGATGCAGTTGACAAAGACTCTCACACGATTTACGAATACGAAAGACAGATCAAAGACCGGATGTATTTTTTGGGTTGGGCAGAAACTATTTTTGTCAGCGCCCAAACCGGCCAGCGAGTTGAGAAGATTATAGACTTAGTGAATACTGCCGCTGAACAGCATAAACGCCGCATCAGCACTGCTGTCATTAATGAAGTCTTGCAAGAAGCACTTAGCTGGCACTCTCCCCCTACGACTCGTCAAGGCCGGCAGGGAAAAATTTATTATGGCACTCAAGTCAAAAGTCAACCGCCGACGATTGCCTTGTTTGTCAATGATATCCAGCGGTTTAATGACAACTACCGCCAATACATCGAACGTCAATTCCGCAAACATTTGGATTTCACCGGCACTCCAATTCGTTTGCTTTGGCGTGGCAAAAAACCTCGTGAAGCCGAACGGGAAACCGCTAACCGTGCGACCCGCCATTAG
- a CDS encoding NAD(P)H-quinone oxidoreductase subunit N, translating into MNFANLAAQLNAGTVLPEGIVIITLMVVLVGDLIVGRTSARWTPYVAIVGLLASTVALYYQWDSTNTIGFLGGFNSDPLSVVFRGTVALSAAVTILMSITYVEQSGTSIAEFLAILLTATIGGMFLSGADELVMIFISLETLSISSYLLTGYTKRDPRSNEAALKYLLIGASSSAVFLYGVSLLYGMSGGETQLRAIATGIANANAGQSLAVVIALVFAIAGISFKISAVPFHQWTPDVYEGSPTPVVAFLSVGSKAAGFALAIRLLTTAFPVVTEQWHFVFTALAVLSMVLGNVVALAQTSMKRMLAYSSIAQAGFVMIGLITGTQAGYSSMVFYLLIYLFMNLGGFTCVILFTLRTGTDQISEYAGLYQKDPLLTLALSICLLSLGGIPPLAGFFGKIYLFWAGWQSGAYGLVLLGLVTTVVSIYYYIRVVRMMVVKEPQEMSDAVKNYPPIRWDLSGMRPLQVGLVLTLVATSLAGILSNPFLTLANSSVSRTPMLQATMVQPKSAASAPAVKSVPVARGN; encoded by the coding sequence ATGAACTTTGCCAATCTTGCAGCCCAGCTAAACGCCGGCACAGTATTGCCAGAGGGGATCGTCATCATCACCCTCATGGTCGTACTCGTGGGCGATCTGATCGTCGGGCGCACCTCCGCCCGCTGGACACCCTACGTGGCGATCGTCGGCCTTCTCGCTTCAACCGTCGCCCTTTATTATCAATGGGATAGCACCAACACCATTGGGTTTCTGGGAGGCTTTAACAGCGATCCCCTAAGTGTCGTTTTTCGCGGCACTGTTGCCCTCTCGGCTGCCGTGACAATTTTAATGTCCATCACCTACGTTGAGCAATCGGGCACATCCATAGCGGAATTCTTGGCAATTTTACTCACCGCCACCATCGGAGGGATGTTCCTCTCCGGCGCTGATGAACTGGTGATGATCTTTATCTCCTTAGAGACTCTAAGTATCTCTTCCTACCTACTCACCGGCTACACCAAGCGAGATCCGCGTTCCAATGAAGCCGCCTTAAAATATTTGCTGATAGGCGCTTCCAGTTCGGCAGTCTTCCTCTACGGTGTCTCTCTGCTGTACGGAATGTCAGGCGGCGAAACCCAGCTGAGGGCAATTGCAACCGGCATCGCCAACGCCAATGCCGGTCAATCTTTAGCAGTTGTGATTGCCTTAGTCTTTGCAATTGCCGGCATCTCCTTCAAAATCTCAGCGGTTCCTTTCCACCAGTGGACACCTGACGTTTACGAAGGTTCTCCAACTCCTGTTGTTGCGTTCCTTTCTGTCGGTTCCAAAGCCGCTGGATTTGCCCTCGCTATCCGCCTGTTAACCACTGCTTTCCCCGTCGTCACCGAACAGTGGCACTTTGTCTTTACCGCCTTAGCTGTGTTGAGTATGGTGTTGGGGAACGTCGTTGCCCTCGCCCAAACTAGCATGAAGCGAATGCTGGCTTACTCTTCCATCGCCCAAGCCGGCTTTGTGATGATTGGCTTAATCACCGGCACACAAGCCGGTTATTCCAGCATGGTGTTTTATCTCCTAATTTACTTGTTCATGAACTTAGGAGGTTTCACCTGTGTTATTCTTTTCACCCTCCGCACCGGCACAGACCAAATTAGCGAATACGCAGGGTTGTATCAAAAAGATCCTCTGCTTACGTTAGCACTGAGTATTTGCTTGCTTTCTTTGGGCGGCATTCCTCCGCTTGCCGGCTTCTTTGGCAAAATTTACCTATTCTGGGCCGGCTGGCAATCAGGCGCTTACGGTTTAGTCTTGTTGGGGTTAGTTACCACTGTTGTCTCTATTTACTACTACATCCGCGTCGTCAGGATGATGGTTGTCAAAGAACCCCAGGAAATGTCCGATGCTGTGAAGAATTACCCACCAATCCGTTGGGATTTGAGCGGAATGCGGCCTTTGCAAGTTGGTTTGGTACTAACATTAGTCGCGACTTCTCTGGCAGGAATTTTGTCTAATCCTTTCCTGACTTTGGCGAATAGTTCTGTCAGCCGGACTCCGATGTTGCAAGCCACAATGGTGCAACCAAAGTCGGCGGCATCTGCGCCAGCTGTTAAGAGTGTGCCGGTGGCTAGAGGAAATTAG
- a CDS encoding NupC/NupG family nucleoside CNT transporter: MERAISLLGLVFFVGLSYAFSINRQAVRWRPVLWGIALQLIFALLILKTSAGFTAFKFLGDVVSQFLNFSDAGAKFVFGDNFADHFIAFKVLPTIIFFSSFITLLYYYGILQRVVQWVAWGMMRTMGTSGAESLSCAANIFVGQTEAPLLIHPYVPFLTQSELYAVMTGGFATIAGGVMAAYISFGVPAEHLIAASVMSAPAALAVSKLFYPETEKSLTAGTVQVKVEQAYANAVDAAASGAREGGKLALNVGAMLIAFLGLLAMLNAVLGWLGGWVGLPQLSLELILSYLMWPVAWLMGIPVADCAEVGILLGKKTILNEFIAYLDLKALVEKKVISERAVIIATYALCGFSNIGSIAIQIGGIGGMVPERQPDVARLGFRAMIAGSIACFMTACIAGMLL, translated from the coding sequence ATGGAACGAGCAATTTCATTGCTGGGATTGGTATTTTTTGTCGGGCTTTCCTATGCTTTTTCAATAAATCGGCAGGCGGTAAGGTGGCGTCCGGTGTTGTGGGGAATTGCTTTGCAGTTAATTTTTGCCCTGCTCATTCTCAAGACATCTGCCGGGTTTACTGCGTTTAAGTTTTTGGGCGATGTGGTGAGCCAGTTTTTAAATTTTTCGGATGCCGGCGCAAAATTTGTATTTGGAGATAATTTTGCCGATCATTTTATTGCCTTCAAAGTGCTGCCAACCATTATCTTTTTCTCCTCTTTCATCACCTTACTTTATTACTACGGAATTTTGCAGCGAGTCGTGCAATGGGTAGCCTGGGGAATGATGCGAACGATGGGCACTTCCGGGGCAGAATCACTTTCCTGTGCAGCGAATATTTTTGTCGGTCAAACCGAGGCACCCTTGCTCATTCACCCTTATGTGCCATTTCTAACTCAATCAGAATTATATGCCGTCATGACCGGCGGATTTGCCACCATTGCCGGTGGCGTAATGGCAGCTTATATTTCCTTTGGAGTGCCGGCAGAACATTTAATTGCCGCTTCCGTAATGTCTGCCCCGGCAGCGTTAGCAGTCTCAAAACTTTTTTATCCAGAAACTGAGAAATCCCTCACAGCCGGTACGGTACAAGTAAAGGTAGAACAAGCTTATGCCAATGCCGTAGATGCAGCAGCTTCAGGCGCACGCGAAGGCGGAAAACTAGCGCTAAATGTAGGGGCAATGCTCATTGCCTTTTTGGGGCTTTTAGCGATGTTAAACGCGGTGCTAGGTTGGCTAGGAGGATGGGTTGGTTTGCCCCAACTTTCTTTAGAATTAATCCTCTCTTATTTAATGTGGCCGGTTGCTTGGCTAATGGGAATTCCTGTTGCTGACTGCGCCGAAGTGGGTATCCTGTTGGGTAAGAAAACGATTCTGAATGAATTTATTGCTTATTTAGATCTGAAAGCATTAGTAGAAAAAAAAGTAATCTCAGAGCGAGCCGTAATTATTGCAACTTATGCTCTCTGTGGCTTCTCTAATATTGGCTCAATTGCCATTCAAATAGGTGGCATTGGTGGTATGGTGCCAGAACGTCAGCCTGACGTAGCTAGACTAGGATTTCGAGCAATGATTGCCGGCTCCATAGCTTGTTTCATGACAGCTTGTATTGCAGGAATGCTATTGTAG
- a CDS encoding NUDIX hydrolase, whose amino-acid sequence MKDLKKWKTLNSNLVFNNPWCQIRQDEVELPNGKIIDDFFVNIRPDIALVFALTENQEIVFVRQYRHGVGEIFMELPAGAVDPDVESAESGAMRELTEETGYTAGNLTKIATLYDNPVKDTNKLHLFFAQNAKKSSEQVLDITEDIEVVLVPASKVMDKIAAGEICVSGSIAAIFLGLNYLRKLERDSTV is encoded by the coding sequence ATGAAAGACTTGAAAAAGTGGAAAACCTTAAACTCTAACCTAGTCTTTAACAATCCCTGGTGTCAGATCAGACAAGACGAAGTAGAATTGCCGAATGGTAAAATAATTGACGATTTTTTCGTCAATATTCGACCAGATATTGCCCTTGTATTTGCCCTCACAGAAAATCAAGAAATTGTATTTGTACGACAATATCGGCATGGAGTCGGTGAAATTTTTATGGAATTACCAGCTGGCGCTGTTGATCCAGATGTTGAGAGTGCAGAATCTGGCGCAATGCGAGAACTAACAGAAGAAACTGGCTACACTGCCGGCAACTTAACTAAAATTGCCACCTTATATGACAATCCCGTTAAAGATACAAATAAACTCCACTTATTCTTCGCTCAAAATGCTAAAAAATCAAGTGAACAAGTCTTAGATATTACAGAAGATATAGAAGTCGTTTTAGTGCCGGCATCTAAAGTTATGGATAAAATAGCAGCCGGCGAGATTTGCGTTTCAGGAAGCATCGCTGCAATTTTCTTAGGATTGAATTACTTAAGAAAATTAGAGCGAGATTCGACCGTTTAA
- a CDS encoding energy-coupling factor transporter transmembrane component T family protein has translation MDLLRSLPLGLYLEQPITWLHRLDSRVKIAWLMSFLIAPLLANSLWRLALVIILIVLTLSAKIPWRVWRQQLGWLLTLCTFIFVLGAFAPDGIAVSYQPRLPTNEITFAQQPATVAPVPVRRNSWYNPFGWRENPQKEGTADTQTEIKTLPQPTDYNYILFNRGPLKISRRSLQLAISLSTLYFTVIYSTNLYLLTTAPEEITAGIESLMQPLRRFNWPVTEIALTLTLSLRFIPLVLEEVQNLVRSIWTRAINWKKLGFRGATQVWLMVAEKLLENLLLRAAQIASAMQVRGFTSPNQHRVEWYQLRLKTWDGIALTGLIVFWAARLIWGWEA, from the coding sequence ATGGACTTACTGCGCTCACTCCCGCTTGGACTATATCTAGAACAACCCATTACTTGGCTACATCGGCTGGATTCGCGCGTTAAAATTGCATGGCTGATGAGCTTTTTAATTGCCCCGCTTCTGGCAAATTCGCTTTGGCGTCTTGCCCTGGTAATAATTCTAATTGTGCTGACACTGAGTGCAAAAATTCCCTGGCGGGTGTGGCGGCAGCAATTAGGTTGGCTGCTAACGTTATGTACATTTATCTTCGTTTTGGGGGCTTTCGCGCCCGACGGAATTGCCGTTAGCTATCAACCCAGACTGCCGACAAATGAGATAACTTTTGCCCAACAACCGGCAACTGTAGCGCCGGTGCCGGTGCGCCGCAACTCCTGGTATAACCCCTTTGGTTGGAGAGAAAACCCGCAGAAAGAGGGGACTGCCGACACACAAACCGAAATCAAAACTCTTCCCCAGCCCACCGACTACAATTACATTTTATTTAATCGAGGGCCATTAAAAATTAGCCGACGCTCACTGCAACTTGCCATCAGCCTCAGTACCTTATACTTTACGGTAATTTACAGTACAAACCTCTACCTACTCACCACAGCACCCGAAGAAATTACTGCCGGCATTGAAAGCTTAATGCAACCCCTGCGACGCTTCAATTGGCCGGTAACAGAAATTGCTCTGACTTTAACCTTATCTTTGCGATTTATTCCCCTGGTTTTGGAAGAAGTGCAAAACTTAGTTCGCTCCATCTGGACGCGGGCAATTAACTGGAAAAAACTTGGCTTCCGGGGTGCTACGCAAGTTTGGTTAATGGTGGCCGAAAAGCTGCTAGAAAACTTACTGTTACGTGCGGCTCAAATCGCCAGTGCGATGCAAGTGCGCGGTTTTACCAGCCCAAATCAACATCGCGTCGAGTGGTATCAATTGCGCTTAAAAACCTGGGACGGAATCGCCTTAACCGGCTTAATTGTTTTCTGGGCGGCGCGCTTGATTTGGGGATGGGAAGCTTGA
- a CDS encoding anthranilate synthase component I, producing MQPIQPWYWRTLPLENRTGSEIFDALFRISNAGNSPTNAIATLLESPYIANGDCQPLTRYSICAGAPRIIDGKPQMWTPAVGEILPFLRRQLQRATNSELTTQNSELPFTGGWLGWLGYDLAKEIERLPNLKPDPLPFPVAYWYEPASFAVLDHHEQTLWLAASDSGELDRMQGQVEKGREGDGETGRRGDGEKSPMPAPKFQMSQAEYQAAVLQAQKYIRAGDIFQANLSLRFETRTNAESWSIYRALQQINPSPFASYWQTPWGDVISCSPERLVQLQNRQAQTRPIAGTRSRGTTSALDEQLAKDLLANIKEQAEHIMLVDLERNDLGRVCEWGSVCVDELLTIERYSHVMHLVSNIIGTMQANCDSADLIRAMFPGGTITGCPKVRCMEIIEELELVRRNLFYGSCGYLDWQGNLDLNILIRTLLFTPESSSTQPSNIVWGQVGAGIVADSDPEKEWCESLQKAKAQLAALEQTQIYPP from the coding sequence ATGCAACCTATACAACCCTGGTATTGGCGAACACTTCCCTTAGAAAATCGTACCGGCTCAGAAATCTTTGACGCCCTTTTTCGCATCTCAAATGCCGGCAACTCACCTACAAATGCAATTGCCACCCTGCTGGAAAGTCCATATATAGCAAATGGAGACTGTCAACCCCTAACGCGATATTCCATCTGTGCCGGCGCTCCTCGAATCATAGATGGCAAGCCCCAAATGTGGACACCGGCAGTGGGTGAAATTCTCCCCTTCCTCCGCCGCCAGTTGCAACGCGCCACAAACTCAGAACTTACCACTCAGAACTCAGAACTCCCCTTCACCGGCGGCTGGCTGGGCTGGTTGGGCTACGATTTGGCCAAGGAAATTGAGCGTCTACCCAATTTAAAACCCGATCCCCTGCCCTTTCCGGTTGCCTACTGGTACGAACCGGCATCCTTTGCTGTCCTCGATCATCACGAGCAAACCTTGTGGTTAGCCGCTAGCGATAGCGGTGAACTGGATCGAATGCAGGGGCAAGTAGAGAAGGGGAGAGAGGGAGACGGGGAGACGGGGAGACGGGGAGACGGGGAGAAATCTCCAATGCCGGCTCCTAAATTCCAAATGTCTCAAGCAGAATATCAGGCAGCCGTTCTGCAAGCTCAAAAATATATTCGTGCCGGTGATATCTTTCAAGCCAATCTTTCCCTGAGATTTGAAACCCGAACCAACGCTGAAAGCTGGTCGATTTATCGCGCCTTGCAACAAATTAATCCTTCTCCCTTCGCTAGCTATTGGCAGACACCTTGGGGAGACGTGATCAGCTGTTCTCCAGAACGGTTAGTGCAACTGCAAAACCGGCAAGCCCAAACCCGTCCCATTGCCGGTACACGCTCACGCGGCACCACCTCGGCACTTGACGAACAACTTGCCAAAGACTTGCTCGCCAATATTAAAGAACAAGCCGAACACATCATGCTCGTTGACTTAGAGCGCAATGATTTAGGGCGAGTTTGTGAGTGGGGATCGGTTTGTGTGGATGAACTACTTACCATCGAGCGCTACAGCCATGTCATGCATCTCGTTAGCAACATCATTGGCACCATGCAAGCAAACTGTGACAGCGCAGATTTGATTCGCGCCATGTTTCCCGGCGGCACGATCACCGGCTGCCCCAAAGTTCGCTGCATGGAAATTATTGAAGAATTAGAGCTGGTGCGTCGCAATTTGTTCTACGGTTCTTGCGGCTATTTAGATTGGCAAGGCAACTTAGACTTAAATATCCTGATCCGCACCCTATTATTCACGCCTGAGTCAAGCTCAACTCAGCCCTCTAACATCGTTTGGGGTCAAGTGGGTGCCGGCATAGTCGCAGACAGCGATCCGGAGAAAGAGTGGTGTGAATCTTTGCAAAAAGCAAAAGCTCAGCTCGCCGCCCTCGAACAAACGCAAATATATCCCCCCTGA
- a CDS encoding DUF427 domain-containing protein, with protein sequence MSRQRIEPGPGQESVWDYPRPPRLEDSSKHIQVIFNGITIADTRRAKRVLETSHPPVYYISPEDIKMEYLSQTPQSSFCEWKGRAGYYTVSAGDQQVRDAGWFYPNPTPTFASLKDYVAFYPSRMEACYVDGEKVQPQPGDFYGGWITSQIVGPFKGGAGTWGW encoded by the coding sequence GTGAGTCGCCAACGCATCGAACCTGGACCAGGACAAGAATCTGTTTGGGATTATCCACGTCCCCCTCGTTTGGAGGATTCATCTAAGCATATTCAAGTGATTTTTAATGGCATTACAATTGCTGATACTCGCCGTGCTAAACGGGTATTAGAAACCAGTCATCCGCCGGTTTATTATATTTCCCCAGAAGATATTAAGATGGAGTATCTTTCTCAGACTCCACAATCAAGTTTTTGTGAATGGAAAGGACGTGCCGGCTACTATACGGTGAGTGCTGGTGATCAGCAAGTACGAGATGCCGGCTGGTTTTATCCAAATCCAACCCCGACTTTTGCGTCTCTTAAAGATTATGTTGCTTTTTATCCGAGTCGGATGGAAGCTTGTTATGTGGATGGTGAAAAAGTGCAGCCACAGCCTGGAGATTTTTACGGTGGCTGGATTACCAGTCAGATTGTCGGGCCATTTAAAGGCGGTGCCGGCACTTGGGGATGGTAA
- a CDS encoding YggS family pyridoxal phosphate-dependent enzyme, which yields MSMTIAERITNIRAGLPADVRLIAVSKQVPVDAMREAYAAGIRDFGESRVQEAEAKQTQLSDLPDITWHLIGHLQSNKVQKALEQFQWIHSVDSLKLAQRLDRLASEGPFTPQVCLQVKILSDPGKFGWTIPDLLADLPDLAQCRHLQIQGLMTIPPLGIDEAETLTVFERTRELAAQIAEKNWPNMQMQQLSMGMSDDYPLAVKAGATMIRLGTVLFGKRTI from the coding sequence ATTTCAATGACGATTGCTGAGCGGATTACGAATATTCGCGCCGGCTTACCGGCTGATGTGCGATTGATTGCCGTCAGCAAGCAGGTGCCGGTGGATGCGATGCGAGAAGCTTACGCCGCCGGAATTCGAGATTTTGGCGAAAGTCGCGTCCAAGAAGCGGAAGCCAAGCAAACACAGTTATCAGATTTGCCTGATATCACTTGGCACTTGATCGGGCATCTACAAAGCAATAAAGTCCAAAAAGCTTTGGAGCAATTTCAGTGGATTCATTCGGTAGACAGCTTGAAATTAGCTCAGCGCTTAGACCGGCTGGCTTCAGAGGGGCCTTTTACGCCCCAAGTTTGCTTACAGGTGAAAATTTTGAGCGATCCCGGCAAATTTGGCTGGACGATCCCCGATTTACTCGCGGATCTGCCTGATCTCGCTCAGTGCCGGCATCTGCAAATTCAAGGTTTGATGACAATTCCTCCCCTCGGCATAGATGAGGCTGAAACCTTGACTGTGTTTGAGCGCACCCGTGAACTGGCCGCTCAAATCGCAGAAAAAAATTGGCCAAATATGCAAATGCAGCAACTGTCGATGGGAATGTCTGATGATTACCCGCTAGCGGTTAAAGCCGGTGCGACAATGATCCGGCTGGGGACGGTGTTGTTTGGCAAACGGACAATATAA
- the pipX gene encoding transcriptional coactivator PipX has product MDTENYLNHPTFGLLYQICVLGEDQELFTTLYAQRLFFLVSASTTGMKFEPVTRADARLMVENRLRLLRRTGQMKEYDQLQVIHHRTFQ; this is encoded by the coding sequence ATGGATACAGAAAATTACTTAAATCATCCTACGTTTGGCCTGCTTTACCAGATATGTGTGCTGGGCGAAGATCAGGAATTGTTCACCACACTTTATGCCCAGCGTTTATTTTTTCTGGTGAGTGCCAGCACCACAGGCATGAAATTTGAGCCGGTTACTCGCGCTGACGCTCGTTTAATGGTAGAAAATCGTTTACGCCTGCTCCGCCGTACTGGCCAGATGAAGGAGTACGATCAACTGCAAGTGATTCATCACCGGACATTTCAATGA